From Leptotrichia wadei, one genomic window encodes:
- a CDS encoding YadA family autotransporter adhesin produces MRRSGIYSKSTSSGHLSTAFGTKTKASGAYSTALGVGASSEGEGSIALGGAASSKGKTSIAIGTKVKTVGESATSMGYGAEANSKGAVAIGLDSRAGDGNAATGTAGANGINAVAIGTGAKAIAKNTISIGTGNVVSGVGSGAIGDPTTITGAGTYSLGNDNGTIAASNLGVFGNNNNIKGATSGNRVIGNNNTVEVTANNALIFGNNAGVSAANGIAIGENSASTSEGSIAFGLNSKAGNGSGATFGLAKDAIAIGTNSSARGDKAVAIGKGTQANHDSNIAIGNSAETGRDLTVSNYDIKNISIGYEAGKGMNGQFNSYLGTNAGQDSKGDGNSAFGLRAGKTVTGNTNTAIGMNSGQNVEASSNTAIGLNAGQNVIANGGGSNVAIGTNAGQNVTTTSSGGGDNIAIGTNAGRNVTSSIGHNTAVGHSAGQNIIGTNNVAFGSGSGQNVVGDNNTSMGINAGIGVKSSSNVSIGSDSGQNTDGVGNTAIGYQAGQKVTGGHNISMGYQSAKGLNGGSNTIIGFQAGQEIVGGNNIIVGTNATKKVTVDNVVSIGTNSTASTNNSVAVGSYSKATGNAAIAIGQGSNASKDNSMAIGNRSTVNAVKDVAIGSDSSTSATTGVSKATITVPGTGKSITYGTFAGSNPDAAFSVGSAGRERQIQNVAAGRVTATSTDAINGSQLFAVANELGKTWKANAGGNLSGSATSTQVMPGDEVQFVAGKNLEVEQNLATGS; encoded by the coding sequence ATCAGGCGGAGCGGGATCTATAGCAAATCTACTTCATCAGGACACCTGTCAACTGCATTCGGGACAAAAACAAAGGCATCAGGAGCATATTCAACAGCATTGGGAGTAGGTGCGAGTTCAGAAGGAGAGGGCTCTATAGCATTAGGAGGAGCAGCAAGTTCTAAAGGAAAAACATCAATTGCCATAGGAACAAAAGTAAAGACAGTTGGAGAATCTGCAACATCAATGGGATATGGTGCGGAAGCCAACAGCAAAGGGGCTGTAGCAATTGGACTGGATTCAAGAGCTGGAGATGGAAATGCTGCAACAGGTACAGCTGGTGCTAACGGGATAAATGCAGTAGCAATAGGAACAGGTGCAAAGGCAATAGCTAAAAATACTATTTCAATTGGGACAGGAAATGTTGTAAGCGGGGTTGGTTCAGGAGCGATTGGAGATCCGACTACAATTACAGGAGCTGGAACTTATTCATTAGGGAATGATAATGGAACTATTGCAGCAAGTAATTTAGGAGTATTTGGTAATAACAATAACATAAAAGGAGCAACTTCAGGAAACCGTGTTATAGGGAATAACAATACAGTAGAGGTGACTGCAAACAATGCTCTTATTTTTGGTAATAATGCTGGCGTAAGTGCGGCAAATGGTATAGCAATTGGTGAAAACTCAGCTTCAACTTCAGAAGGATCAATTGCATTTGGATTAAATTCAAAAGCTGGAAATGGTTCAGGAGCTACTTTTGGATTAGCAAAAGATGCAATAGCGATTGGTACAAATTCTAGTGCAAGAGGAGATAAAGCAGTTGCAATAGGAAAGGGAACGCAGGCTAATCATGATAGTAATATAGCAATAGGTAATTCTGCAGAAACAGGCCGTGATTTAACTGTAAGTAATTATGATATTAAAAATATTTCAATAGGTTACGAAGCTGGAAAAGGAATGAATGGTCAATTTAACAGCTATCTGGGAACTAATGCAGGTCAAGATAGCAAAGGAGATGGGAATTCAGCATTTGGACTTAGAGCAGGAAAAACTGTTACTGGAAATACTAATACAGCAATAGGAATGAATTCGGGACAAAATGTTGAAGCGTCATCTAACACGGCCATAGGGTTAAATGCCGGACAAAATGTAATTGCAAATGGAGGTGGAAGTAATGTAGCCATAGGAACAAATGCTGGTCAAAATGTAACAACAACAAGTTCAGGTGGTGGAGATAACATTGCTATAGGAACAAATGCTGGAAGAAATGTAACATCATCTATAGGACATAATACAGCCGTAGGACATAGTGCTGGTCAAAATATAATTGGGACTAATAACGTTGCATTTGGGTCAGGTTCAGGACAAAATGTAGTTGGTGACAACAATACATCTATGGGGATTAATGCAGGAATTGGAGTAAAAAGCAGCAGTAATGTATCGATAGGATCAGATTCAGGACAGAATACTGATGGAGTAGGTAATACAGCCATAGGATATCAAGCAGGACAAAAAGTAACTGGCGGACATAATATTTCTATGGGATATCAATCTGCTAAAGGTTTAAATGGAGGTTCTAACACTATAATAGGATTTCAGGCAGGACAAGAAATAGTTGGAGGAAATAATATCATAGTTGGAACAAATGCAACTAAAAAAGTGACAGTAGATAATGTTGTAAGTATCGGTACAAATTCTACTGCTTCTACTAATAACTCGGTGGCTGTTGGTTCATACTCGAAAGCAACAGGAAATGCAGCGATAGCAATTGGTCAAGGTTCAAATGCAAGCAAGGATAATTCAATGGCTATTGGAAACAGATCAACAGTTAATGCGGTGAAAGATGTTGCAATCGGTTCAGATTCTTCTACATCAGCGACAACAGGTGTTTCAAAAGCGACAATAACAGTACCTGGAACTGGAAAGAGCATTACTTATGGAACTTTTGCAGGAAGTAATCCTGATGCTGCATTTTCAGTTGGATCGGCTGGAAGAGAAAGACAAATTCAAAATGTTGCAGCTGGTAGAGTAACAGCAACAAGTACAGATGCAATCAATGGTTCACAATTATTTGCAGTAGCAAATGAACTTGGGAAAACTTGGAAGGCAAATGCTGGTGGAAATTTAAGCGGTTCCGCAACATCAACACAGGTTATGCCTGGAGATGAAGTTCAATTTGTTGCGGGTAAAAATTTGGAAGTAGAGCAAAATTTGGCGACAGGTTCGTAA
- the galU gene encoding UTP--glucose-1-phosphate uridylyltransferase GalU yields the protein MGVKKIRKAVIPAAGLGTRVLPATKAQPKEMLVIVDKPALQYLVEELLAAGIEEILIITGRNKGSIENHFDYSYELERTLEENGKKDLLKVVNHISEMSNIYYVRQKKPLGLGHAISCAEAFVGDEPFVVLLGDDIIYTDKEKGQLPVTKQLVEKYKELQGGTILGVQEVPHKNVSKYGIIKPLKKIDEKTVAVEDFIEKPSVDEAPSNLAALGRYVLEPEIFSYLKNTKPGKGGEIQLTDAILAMKNNGEKLYAYNFDGLRYDTGDKFGMFVANVEFGLRHEELKDRVKEYLKGLIEKL from the coding sequence ATGGGTGTGAAAAAAATAAGGAAAGCCGTTATTCCAGCAGCAGGACTTGGAACAAGAGTATTGCCTGCGACAAAGGCACAGCCTAAGGAAATGCTTGTAATTGTGGATAAGCCGGCATTGCAGTATCTTGTGGAGGAGCTTTTGGCAGCCGGAATTGAAGAAATTTTAATTATTACTGGAAGAAATAAGGGATCAATTGAAAATCATTTTGATTATTCGTATGAACTTGAAAGAACTTTGGAAGAAAATGGGAAAAAAGATCTTTTGAAAGTGGTAAATCATATTTCTGAAATGTCAAATATTTATTATGTGCGTCAGAAAAAGCCATTGGGATTAGGGCATGCGATAAGCTGTGCTGAAGCCTTTGTGGGAGATGAGCCATTTGTTGTGCTTCTGGGAGATGACATTATTTACACAGATAAGGAAAAAGGACAGCTTCCTGTTACGAAACAGCTTGTGGAGAAATATAAGGAACTGCAAGGCGGAACAATTTTAGGAGTTCAGGAAGTTCCTCATAAAAATGTTTCAAAATATGGAATAATAAAGCCATTGAAAAAGATTGATGAAAAAACAGTGGCTGTGGAAGATTTTATTGAAAAGCCGTCTGTTGATGAAGCGCCAAGTAATCTTGCCGCACTAGGACGTTATGTGCTGGAGCCTGAAATTTTTTCATATTTAAAAAATACAAAACCTGGAAAAGGTGGAGAAATACAGTTGACAGATGCAATTTTGGCAATGAAAAATAATGGTGAAAAATTATATGCATATAATTTTGATGGATTGAGATACGATACTGGAGATAAATTTGGAATGTTTGTTGCAAATGTCGAATTTGGACTTAGGCATGAAGAACTAAAGGATAGAGTAAAAGAATATTTAAAAGGCTTAATAGAAAAATTATAG
- a CDS encoding PH domain-containing protein translates to MRNLKDIRQMLSDCGAFIVGTKKEVKELTRIIKNDEIITYATSGWYDGHTWLVVSTTKRIILLDKGMLFGVNQIEIPLGKVNAVKYKKGLFMGEVEIWDGASMFKVKNILKKTLIPFVNAVNETIGEFEKSQKSSGSSVADEIIKLKKLMDEGVITRNEFEKKKNELLK, encoded by the coding sequence ATGAGAAATTTAAAGGATATACGACAGATGTTGTCAGATTGCGGGGCTTTTATTGTCGGAACAAAGAAGGAAGTTAAGGAATTGACAAGAATTATTAAAAATGATGAAATTATTACTTATGCTACTTCGGGATGGTATGATGGGCATACTTGGCTTGTTGTTTCTACGACTAAAAGGATTATTCTTTTGGATAAGGGGATGCTGTTTGGAGTAAATCAGATTGAAATTCCGCTTGGGAAGGTAAATGCGGTGAAGTATAAAAAGGGGCTGTTTATGGGAGAAGTGGAGATATGGGATGGGGCTTCGATGTTTAAAGTGAAGAATATTTTGAAAAAAACGCTTATTCCATTTGTGAACGCTGTAAATGAAACGATAGGAGAATTTGAAAAATCGCAAAAGTCTTCTGGATCTTCTGTTGCTGATGAGATTATAAAATTGAAAAAATTGATGGATGAAGGAGTTATAACAAGGAATGAGTTTGAAAAGAAAAAAAATGAACTTTTAAAATAG
- the mscL gene encoding large-conductance mechanosensitive channel protein MscL — translation MFKEFKEFISRGNVMDLAVGVIIGAAFGKIVTSLVDDIIMPVIGIILGKIDFSNLKLVITPASGSTPEAAVKYGLFIQNVVNFFIMAFVIFLMVKFVNKLRKPAPVEKPAEPAPTKEEVLLSEIRDILKNK, via the coding sequence ATGTTTAAGGAATTTAAGGAATTTATATCAAGAGGAAATGTAATGGATCTTGCAGTTGGGGTTATAATTGGAGCCGCTTTCGGGAAAATAGTAACTTCGTTAGTTGATGACATAATTATGCCTGTTATTGGAATAATTTTAGGAAAAATTGACTTTTCAAATTTAAAATTAGTTATTACGCCTGCTAGCGGTTCAACTCCAGAAGCTGCAGTAAAATACGGATTATTTATTCAAAATGTAGTTAATTTCTTTATTATGGCTTTTGTTATCTTTCTTATGGTAAAATTTGTAAATAAATTAAGAAAACCTGCTCCAGTTGAAAAACCAGCTGAACCAGCTCCAACAAAAGAAGAAGTATTATTATCTGAAATCAGAGATATTTTAAAAAATAAATAA
- a CDS encoding DUF5362 family protein, giving the protein MEFENNKNNDSNEQHHSNYNMEELDKIRNEVINDSSNSSSNDSCFSSEDNANGSITLTLDDLTVKNMRFIATVIKVLSVLGIIVGVFQILILFLGIFTIIISIKFFKSANALEDTLITKNGEQLKIYFDEQSKALKLYIIFIIVSIIIVILLYGFLMAFAIGALASDSL; this is encoded by the coding sequence ATGGAGTTTGAAAATAATAAAAATAATGATAGCAATGAACAGCATCATTCAAATTACAATATGGAAGAACTGGATAAAATAAGAAATGAAGTAATTAATGATTCCAGCAATTCAAGTTCAAATGATTCTTGTTTTAGTTCTGAAGATAATGCAAATGGCTCAATCACCTTGACTTTAGATGATCTGACTGTAAAAAATATGAGATTTATAGCAACGGTAATAAAAGTTCTATCAGTTTTAGGAATTATTGTAGGAGTCTTTCAAATATTAATATTATTTCTTGGAATTTTTACTATTATAATTTCAATTAAATTTTTTAAATCGGCAAATGCTCTGGAAGATACTCTTATTACAAAAAATGGGGAACAATTAAAAATATACTTCGACGAACAGTCTAAAGCCTTAAAATTATATATTATCTTTATAATAGTCAGCATTATTATAGTTATCCTTCTTTACGGATTTCTTATGGCATTTGCAATAGGTGCTTTAGCCAGCGATTCATTATAA
- a CDS encoding cell division protein FtsZ — MKDKMNMKVIGIGGMGINFVNFMIASGVKKVEYITIDTDSENSGLSHAEKKIFLDTGVKECSREQAERVAFQCENQFQELLLGTNILFLISGLGGSTGSGIMPVVLEIAKKLKIFTISIVARPFYLEGFETLKIANTGIKKIEKLTDSLIVIPNEKLYNYIDRKEPLESVYNTVNLIIKEGIEGIVNILTEVGFMNIDFLDVKAVLHNAKNTIIRVGEGKGDNAVEKIIEQLMENNLFEGKLENAKRVLINYTTGPSVSLVDIGKITERISDIVKDKNVNLIWGVVINPSYDEINKIKTVVISSV, encoded by the coding sequence ATGAAAGATAAGATGAATATGAAAGTTATTGGAATTGGCGGGATGGGGATAAATTTTGTTAACTTTATGATAGCTTCGGGTGTGAAGAAAGTCGAATATATAACGATTGATACAGATAGTGAAAATTCTGGATTGAGTCATGCGGAGAAGAAGATTTTTTTGGATACTGGCGTTAAGGAATGTAGCAGGGAGCAGGCTGAAAGGGTGGCATTTCAATGTGAAAATCAGTTTCAGGAATTGCTTTTGGGGACAAATATTCTATTTTTAATTTCTGGGCTTGGTGGATCTACTGGAAGTGGAATAATGCCTGTTGTTCTTGAAATTGCAAAGAAATTGAAGATTTTTACAATTAGCATTGTTGCTCGTCCATTTTATTTGGAAGGGTTTGAAACTTTGAAAATTGCAAATACAGGGATAAAGAAAATCGAGAAACTTACAGATAGTTTAATTGTTATTCCAAATGAAAAACTGTATAACTATATTGACAGGAAAGAGCCGCTTGAGTCTGTTTATAATACGGTAAATTTAATTATAAAGGAAGGAATTGAAGGAATTGTAAATATTTTGACTGAAGTCGGATTTATGAATATTGATTTTCTGGATGTAAAAGCTGTTCTTCATAATGCTAAAAATACGATTATTAGGGTTGGAGAAGGCAAGGGAGATAATGCTGTTGAGAAAATAATTGAACAGCTTATGGAAAATAACTTGTTTGAAGGGAAATTGGAAAATGCTAAAAGAGTTTTAATAAATTATACGACTGGACCAAGTGTTTCTCTTGTGGATATTGGAAAAATTACAGAAAGAATTTCAGATATTGTAAAGGATAAAAATGTTAATTTAATATGGGGGGTTGTAATTAATCCAAGCTATGATGAGATTAATAAGATAAAAACAGTTGTAATATCGAGCGTATAA
- a CDS encoding tRNA threonylcarbamoyladenosine dehydratase, whose amino-acid sequence MDNKNQTFARFSMMVGEDGIEKLNNSRVIVFGVGGVGSYTVEALARAGVGHITMVDFDEISESNINRQLHSLRSTIGKSKVEIMKDRILDINPECEVELVKKLIADDIEEVLGNFEKVENLEESKDLDNSKKNCKYDFVVDAIDVIGSKVNLIEYCVKNKINIISSMGFGNKMHPEMVEIAKIKNTSVCPMARTIRSILKKKKIINVPVVYSREIPVKPDKSELFKEELPTEFRENNEIPRKTTPGSNSFVPGTAGLVLASYVVRKILEWD is encoded by the coding sequence ATGGATAATAAGAATCAGACATTTGCCAGATTTTCAATGATGGTTGGAGAAGATGGGATTGAAAAGTTGAATAATTCAAGAGTTATAGTTTTTGGAGTTGGAGGAGTTGGGTCTTATACTGTGGAGGCTCTGGCAAGGGCTGGAGTTGGGCATATTACGATGGTTGATTTTGATGAGATTTCAGAGTCGAATATTAATAGACAGCTTCATTCGCTTAGAAGCACGATTGGGAAGTCTAAAGTTGAGATTATGAAGGATAGAATTTTGGATATTAATCCTGAATGTGAAGTTGAACTTGTGAAAAAGCTGATAGCCGATGATATTGAGGAAGTTTTAGGAAATTTTGAGAAGGTTGAAAATTTGGAAGAATCAAAAGATTTGGATAATAGTAAGAAAAATTGTAAATATGATTTTGTGGTGGATGCTATTGATGTGATTGGGAGTAAAGTTAATTTGATCGAATATTGTGTAAAAAATAAAATAAATATTATTTCTTCGATGGGATTTGGGAATAAGATGCATCCAGAAATGGTAGAAATTGCAAAAATAAAAAATACATCTGTTTGTCCGATGGCAAGAACGATTAGAAGTATTTTAAAAAAGAAAAAAATTATAAATGTACCAGTTGTATATTCAAGGGAAATTCCAGTTAAACCTGATAAATCGGAATTATTTAAGGAAGAATTGCCGACTGAATTTAGGGAAAATAATGAAATTCCGAGAAAAACTACGCCTGGAAGTAATTCATTTGTGCCTGGAACAGCTGGGCTTGTGCTGGCTTCTTATGTTGTGAGAAAAATTTTAGAATGGGATTGA
- a CDS encoding VWA domain-containing protein: MDYKEDIKRWRLILGKDTEEEFSSMDSEAIPSFTEEDWLMDKALDAIYNPTGQFMGGDSAGRGPSNPQISRWLGDVRTLFDKELVKIIQTDAMERCGLKQLLFEPEILDQVEPNINLASTIMLLKEQIPQKSKESVRNFIKKIVEEINKLLESDIRRAVRAALNKKQHSPIPSASSLDFKTTIRRGIKNYNRELKKIVPEHYYFFERASVNPTSKFTVILDIDQSGSMGESVIYSSVMACILASIASLKTRVVAFDTEIVDLTEKSDDPVDLLYGFQLGGGTNINKSIKYCTKYIENPKKTIFFLISDLIEGGNRGEMLKRLQEMKDSGVIVVCLLAISGDGKPYYDSQMSGKIASLGIPCFACNPENLPLLLERVLKNMDLSSFEKEFSKKK, translated from the coding sequence ATGGACTATAAAGAAGATATAAAACGTTGGCGATTAATTCTTGGAAAAGATACGGAAGAAGAATTTTCGTCTATGGATTCAGAAGCTATTCCAAGTTTTACAGAGGAAGATTGGTTGATGGATAAGGCATTGGATGCGATTTATAATCCGACAGGACAATTTATGGGTGGAGACTCTGCTGGGCGAGGTCCGTCTAATCCACAAATTAGTAGATGGCTTGGAGATGTTAGAACTTTGTTTGATAAAGAATTGGTGAAAATTATTCAGACGGATGCGATGGAAAGATGTGGATTGAAACAATTGCTTTTTGAGCCTGAAATATTGGATCAAGTAGAGCCTAACATAAATCTTGCTTCAACAATTATGCTTTTGAAAGAGCAAATCCCGCAAAAAAGTAAAGAAAGTGTTAGAAATTTTATAAAAAAAATTGTAGAGGAAATTAATAAATTGTTGGAAAGTGATATTAGAAGAGCAGTTAGAGCAGCACTTAACAAGAAACAACACTCGCCAATTCCATCTGCGTCATCTTTGGATTTTAAAACAACGATACGAAGAGGGATAAAAAATTACAACAGGGAATTAAAAAAAATTGTTCCAGAACATTATTATTTTTTTGAGAGGGCAAGCGTTAATCCCACAAGTAAATTTACAGTCATTTTGGATATTGACCAAAGTGGATCGATGGGAGAATCTGTAATTTATTCTTCAGTAATGGCGTGTATTTTAGCAAGTATCGCTTCACTGAAAACACGTGTGGTAGCTTTTGATACTGAAATTGTAGATTTGACAGAAAAATCAGATGATCCAGTTGATTTATTGTACGGATTTCAACTAGGTGGTGGAACAAATATCAATAAATCAATCAAATATTGTACAAAATATATCGAAAATCCGAAAAAAACAATATTTTTTCTAATTTCTGATTTAATTGAAGGTGGAAACCGTGGTGAAATGCTAAAAAGATTACAAGAAATGAAAGATTCGGGAGTAATAGTAGTTTGTCTTTTAGCAATATCTGGAGATGGAAAACCTTATTATGACTCACAAATGTCTGGAAAAATTGCTTCACTTGGAATTCCATGTTTTGCTTGTAATCCTGAAAATTTGCCACTTTTACTTGAGAGAGTGTTGAAAAATATGGATTTGAGTTCATTTGAGAAAGAGTTTAGCAAGAAAAAATAA